Proteins encoded in a region of the Candidatus Methylomirabilota bacterium genome:
- a CDS encoding extracellular solute-binding protein — protein MPHHTPAPSSRVSRRRFLAGAGVAAGVATFGRAPAVIGQQVRELQVWHTEVEPQTVKVIQDTSIAEFEKKFPGFKVKQQALGWGDLNTKLLAALAAGSPPDLTHLNPFMTASLYTKNLLRPMDELIRSVGESDIHEATRKLQFFDGKYYGITHAMGATYFCERRDLRVKKGIKAPETYADMLSLCAALTEDGRYAFQMPGEKLYMGFVHPAEWLAGNGGSWVDAKTWRPQLNSKSMLEILDYLQKLNKFQSQGWSGQKYLDTQAALATGKIAMSYLSGARAIGYIEKYAPENMRDPEHFMPLLRPHGPSGKIGMSALDGENWAVFSQSKYPNEALEFLRLFYKKDYYMQYCHSVPIHLTPIFSSMLNDPAYLANERIKKWKAWHEVVLTGLKGNRFLPLGFTRPEDNLLPFLAELDGSSIVADMVVEVMVGGKNPKAEADRAQKRAEELLTQLGHKRWS, from the coding sequence ATGCCCCACCACACGCCCGCACCGTCGTCTCGCGTCTCCCGTCGTCGCTTCCTGGCCGGCGCCGGCGTGGCCGCCGGCGTGGCCACCTTCGGCCGGGCGCCCGCGGTGATCGGCCAGCAGGTGCGCGAGCTGCAGGTCTGGCACACCGAGGTCGAGCCGCAGACGGTCAAGGTCATCCAGGACACCTCGATCGCCGAGTTCGAGAAGAAGTTCCCCGGCTTCAAGGTCAAGCAGCAGGCGCTGGGCTGGGGCGATCTCAACACCAAGCTGCTCGCGGCCCTCGCGGCGGGCAGCCCGCCCGATCTCACGCATCTCAACCCGTTCATGACCGCGTCGCTCTACACCAAGAACCTGCTGCGGCCCATGGACGAGCTGATCCGGTCGGTGGGCGAGAGCGACATCCACGAGGCCACCCGCAAGCTGCAGTTCTTCGACGGCAAGTACTACGGCATCACCCACGCGATGGGCGCGACCTACTTCTGCGAGCGGCGCGATCTCCGGGTGAAGAAGGGCATCAAGGCGCCCGAGACGTACGCCGACATGCTGAGCCTGTGCGCGGCCCTGACCGAGGACGGGCGCTACGCCTTCCAGATGCCGGGGGAGAAGCTGTACATGGGCTTCGTGCACCCGGCGGAGTGGCTGGCCGGCAACGGCGGCTCGTGGGTGGACGCCAAGACCTGGCGCCCGCAGCTCAACAGCAAGTCGATGCTCGAGATCCTCGACTACCTCCAGAAGCTGAACAAGTTCCAGTCCCAGGGCTGGTCGGGACAGAAGTATCTCGACACCCAGGCCGCGCTCGCCACCGGCAAGATCGCGATGAGCTATCTCTCGGGCGCGCGGGCCATCGGCTACATCGAGAAGTACGCCCCCGAGAACATGCGCGACCCCGAGCACTTCATGCCCTTGCTGCGGCCGCACGGGCCGTCCGGCAAGATCGGCATGTCGGCGCTGGACGGGGAGAACTGGGCGGTGTTCAGCCAGTCCAAGTACCCCAACGAAGCGCTCGAGTTCCTGCGCCTCTTCTACAAGAAGGACTACTACATGCAGTACTGCCACTCGGTGCCGATCCACCTCACTCCGATCTTCAGCTCGATGCTGAACGACCCGGCCTATCTGGCCAACGAGCGGATCAAGAAGTGGAAGGCGTGGCACGAGGTGGTGCTCACCGGACTCAAGGGCAACCGGTTCCTGCCGCTCGGCTTCACGCGGCCCGAGGACAACCTCCTGCCCTTCCTGGCCGAGCTGGACGGCTCGAGCATCGTGGCCGACATGGTGGTGGAGGTCATGGTGGGCGGCAAGAATCCGAAGGCGGAGGCCGACCGCGCCCAGAAGCGCGCCGAGGAGCTGCTCACCCAGCTCGGTCACAAGCGCTGGTCGTAA
- a CDS encoding hydantoinase B/oxoprolinase family protein, whose protein sequence is MTTRDLSDPILLELVKNGLDAIVDEMAIALVRTAYSNNLKNAMDMSCALCDAEGHLIAQGLTLPLHLGSIPDAMAQVRRKFGAGLAPGDVFILNDPYEGGTHLPDFYIFKPILAGGRLVGWSASIGHQLDVGGKTAGGNGCDATEIFQEGLRIPPLRLYAAGKPVDAVFELIDRNVRVPRQVLGDVRSQVAACLTGERGYLKLAEQYGPDRFAACTTALLDQAERLARHAITAMPDGRYTFTDWMDDDGIDPDPIPITVTVTVTGDRLIADFTGSAPQVKGAINSPLPFTKSAVYACVRHLVGGTPPNNEGYFRPIEVIAPAGTVVNPVMPAAVAARGLTGFRMANTVFGALAQIAPDRVFACEMGGDTGISFGGYDVERRPFVFLEFLFGSWGGRPTKDGVDACSSSVVNFSNNPVEIIESEYPLMIERYGYLPDTGGPGKFRGGLALERQYRFLEAEGTLQLRTDRRAHVPYGLAGGRPGTPSRNVLNPGAEPRDLPAKCTLTVRRGDVFRHELAGAGGWGDPFERDPERVRRDVMEEKITAAYARREYGVAVDEGTGAILTEETARLRARRP, encoded by the coding sequence ATGACCACGCGCGATCTGAGCGACCCGATCCTCCTCGAGCTGGTCAAGAACGGCCTGGACGCGATCGTGGACGAGATGGCCATCGCGCTCGTGCGCACCGCGTACTCCAACAACCTCAAGAACGCGATGGACATGTCCTGCGCCCTCTGCGACGCCGAGGGGCATCTCATCGCCCAGGGCCTGACCCTGCCCCTCCACCTGGGCTCCATTCCCGACGCGATGGCCCAGGTGCGCCGCAAGTTCGGCGCGGGCCTCGCCCCCGGCGACGTGTTCATCCTGAACGACCCCTACGAGGGCGGCACCCACCTGCCCGACTTCTACATCTTCAAGCCCATCCTGGCCGGGGGCCGCCTGGTCGGCTGGTCGGCCAGCATCGGGCACCAGCTCGACGTGGGCGGCAAGACCGCGGGCGGCAACGGCTGCGACGCCACCGAGATCTTCCAGGAGGGCCTCCGCATCCCGCCGCTGCGCCTCTACGCGGCGGGCAAGCCGGTGGACGCGGTGTTCGAGCTGATCGACCGCAACGTGCGCGTGCCGCGGCAGGTGCTGGGCGACGTGCGCTCCCAGGTGGCCGCCTGCCTCACCGGCGAGCGCGGCTATCTCAAGCTGGCCGAGCAGTACGGGCCCGATCGCTTCGCGGCCTGCACCACCGCGCTGCTCGACCAGGCCGAGCGGCTGGCCCGCCACGCGATCACCGCGATGCCGGACGGCCGCTACACGTTCACGGACTGGATGGACGACGACGGCATCGATCCCGACCCGATCCCGATCACGGTGACGGTCACCGTGACGGGCGACCGGCTCATCGCCGACTTCACCGGCTCGGCGCCCCAGGTCAAGGGCGCGATCAACTCGCCGCTGCCCTTCACGAAGTCAGCGGTGTACGCGTGCGTGCGGCACCTCGTCGGCGGCACCCCGCCCAACAACGAGGGCTACTTCCGTCCGATCGAGGTGATCGCGCCTGCGGGCACGGTGGTGAACCCGGTGATGCCGGCCGCGGTGGCCGCCCGCGGGCTCACCGGCTTTCGCATGGCCAATACGGTCTTCGGGGCGTTGGCCCAGATCGCGCCCGACCGGGTGTTCGCGTGCGAGATGGGCGGCGACACCGGCATCAGCTTCGGCGGCTACGACGTCGAGCGCCGACCCTTCGTCTTCCTCGAGTTCCTCTTCGGCTCGTGGGGCGGCCGGCCGACGAAGGACGGCGTCGACGCGTGCAGCAGCTCGGTGGTGAACTTCTCCAACAACCCGGTGGAGATCATCGAGTCCGAGTATCCGCTGATGATCGAGCGCTACGGCTACCTGCCCGACACCGGCGGCCCCGGCAAGTTCCGCGGCGGGCTGGCCCTCGAGCGGCAGTATCGCTTCCTCGAGGCGGAGGGCACGCTGCAGCTGCGCACCGACCGGCGGGCGCACGTGCCCTACGGCCTCGCGGGTGGGCGCCCGGGCACGCCGTCGCGCAACGTCCTGAACCCGGGCGCCGAGCCGCGCGACCTGCCCGCCAAGTGCACGCTGACCGTGCGGCGCGGCGACGTGTTCCGTCACGAGCTGGCCGGCGCGGGCGGCTGGGGCGATCCCTTCGAGCGCGACCCGGAGCGCGTGCGGCGCGACGTGATGGAGGAGAAGATCACCGCCGCGTACGCGCGGCGCGAGTACGGCGTCGCCGTCGACGAGGGCACCGGCGCGATCCTGACCGAGGAGACCGCGCGGCTGCGGGCGCGCCGGCCGTAG
- a CDS encoding DUF1345 domain-containing protein has product MSTPGHRRRRGFLPHRIVWSRPRLFASLALGLACLIVFAAATDWRPATRLLVGWDLTVTLYLILVLEMMLRSRVRDIRQRASREDAGQGVILVLTVAAGLASLGAILAQLTGTGGERKPAQVGLVVVTILLSWAFVHTMFALHYAHEFYGEDEGSAGGLAFPGGDDTPDYWDFVYFAFVVGMTSQVSDVAITSREIRRTVTAHGIVSFVFNVALLALTINIASGMLTTG; this is encoded by the coding sequence ATGTCGACCCCGGGTCACCGTCGACGCCGCGGCTTCCTTCCCCACCGCATCGTGTGGTCGCGGCCTCGCCTGTTCGCCTCGCTCGCGCTGGGGCTGGCGTGCCTCATCGTCTTCGCGGCGGCGACGGACTGGCGGCCGGCCACCCGGCTGCTCGTGGGCTGGGACCTCACGGTGACGCTCTACCTGATCCTCGTGCTCGAGATGATGCTCCGCTCGCGCGTGCGCGATATTCGCCAGCGGGCCTCCCGCGAGGACGCGGGGCAAGGCGTCATCCTCGTGCTGACGGTGGCGGCCGGGCTGGCGAGCCTGGGCGCGATCCTGGCCCAGCTGACCGGGACCGGAGGCGAGCGGAAGCCCGCGCAGGTGGGCCTCGTCGTCGTGACGATCTTGCTGTCGTGGGCGTTCGTCCACACCATGTTCGCCCTGCACTACGCCCACGAGTTCTACGGCGAGGACGAGGGGTCGGCGGGAGGGCTGGCGTTCCCGGGCGGCGACGACACGCCCGACTACTGGGACTTCGTCTACTTCGCGTTCGTGGTCGGGATGACCTCGCAGGTGTCCGACGTGGCGATCACGAGCCGGGAGATCCGCCGGACGGTCACCGCCCACGGCATCGTCTCGTTCGTGTTCAACGTCGCGCTGCTCGCCCTGACGATCAACATCGCCTCGGGCATGCTGACGACCGGATAA
- a CDS encoding ABC transporter ATP-binding protein, with protein MLALEGVRGGYGKLEILQSASLDVPDGAIVGIIGPNGAGKSTLLKTAFGYLRPWAGRVVLDGREIGGRRPDEIMRRGVGYLAQAGGLFAEMTVHDNLVLGGYTISRAAKRRAIEEVYARFPLFRERRRQPAGALSGGEQRLLAIARALIVKPRLLLLDEPSAALAPRFIDDIYATLVGLNRDGLAMLIVEQNVEAILAVAHRVFVLDLGRNAFDGTPAELRGSDRIRRLYLGEDEGEPA; from the coding sequence ATGCTCGCGCTTGAGGGCGTGCGAGGCGGCTACGGCAAGCTCGAGATCCTCCAGTCCGCGTCGCTCGACGTCCCCGACGGCGCGATCGTCGGCATCATCGGCCCCAACGGGGCGGGCAAGTCCACCCTGCTCAAGACCGCGTTCGGCTACCTCCGCCCGTGGGCCGGCCGCGTGGTCCTCGACGGCCGCGAGATCGGCGGCCGCCGGCCCGACGAGATCATGCGCCGGGGCGTCGGCTACCTCGCCCAGGCCGGCGGCCTCTTCGCGGAGATGACGGTGCACGACAACCTCGTGCTCGGGGGCTACACGATCTCGCGGGCGGCGAAGCGGCGGGCCATCGAGGAGGTCTACGCGCGCTTCCCCCTCTTCCGGGAGCGCCGGCGCCAGCCGGCCGGCGCGCTCTCGGGGGGCGAGCAACGGCTGCTCGCCATCGCCCGCGCCCTGATCGTGAAGCCGCGCCTGCTCCTGCTCGACGAGCCGTCGGCCGCGCTGGCCCCGCGCTTCATCGACGACATCTACGCCACGCTGGTGGGGCTGAACCGGGACGGGCTCGCCATGCTGATCGTGGAGCAGAACGTCGAGGCGATCCTGGCGGTGGCCCACCGCGTGTTCGTGCTGGATCTCGGGCGCAACGCCTTCGACGGCACCCCCGCCGAGCTGCGCGGCTCCGACCGCATCCGCCGGCTCTATCTGGGCGAAGACGAGGGCGAGCCGGCCTGA
- a CDS encoding methyltransferase domain-containing protein, with translation MAIDQAKLDALLGRAVVDIGANFHAALVVTGDQLGLFRALHDIGPVTSADLAKHTSTHERYVREWLAAMAAGGYVSYERATQEFSLSDEQAMALLDADLPGAFLLAQAAVKSGARITELFQTGEGLGWHEHDPALFEGTERFFRPGYTANLVSRWIPALEGVGLKLEYGGLVADVGCGHGASTILMARAYPRSRFVGFDYHRASIDRAREAARRAGVDNRVTFEVAGATDYAAAGYDLVAFFDSLHDMGDPVGIARHVRRSLAPGGTWLLVEPFAHDRLEDNLNPVGRMYYAASTMLCTPNSLSQPVGAALGAQAGETRLRNVATEAGFTRFRRAAETPFNLVFEARG, from the coding sequence ATGGCGATCGATCAGGCGAAGCTCGACGCGCTCCTCGGCCGCGCAGTGGTCGACATCGGCGCGAACTTCCACGCCGCGCTGGTGGTCACCGGCGACCAGCTCGGCCTCTTCCGCGCGCTGCACGACATCGGGCCGGTCACCTCGGCGGACCTGGCCAAGCACACGAGCACGCACGAGCGGTACGTGCGGGAGTGGCTCGCCGCGATGGCCGCCGGCGGCTACGTCAGCTACGAGCGGGCCACCCAGGAGTTCTCGCTCTCGGACGAGCAGGCGATGGCCCTCCTCGACGCCGATCTCCCCGGGGCGTTCCTGCTGGCCCAGGCCGCGGTGAAGTCGGGCGCGCGGATCACCGAGCTGTTCCAGACCGGCGAGGGCCTGGGCTGGCACGAGCACGACCCCGCGCTCTTCGAGGGCACCGAGCGGTTCTTCCGTCCCGGCTACACCGCCAATCTCGTCTCGCGCTGGATCCCCGCCCTCGAGGGCGTCGGGCTGAAGCTCGAGTACGGCGGGCTGGTCGCCGACGTCGGCTGCGGGCACGGCGCCTCCACCATCCTGATGGCGCGGGCCTACCCGCGGTCGCGCTTCGTCGGCTTCGACTACCACCGCGCGTCGATCGATCGGGCGCGCGAGGCCGCGCGGCGCGCCGGCGTCGACAACCGCGTGACCTTCGAGGTGGCGGGCGCCACCGACTATGCGGCCGCCGGCTACGACCTGGTGGCGTTCTTCGACTCGCTGCACGACATGGGCGATCCGGTCGGGATCGCGCGCCACGTCCGCCGGTCGCTCGCGCCCGGCGGCACCTGGCTCCTCGTCGAGCCGTTCGCGCACGACCGGCTGGAGGACAATCTCAACCCGGTCGGCCGCATGTACTACGCGGCCTCCACGATGCTCTGCACGCCGAACTCCCTGTCCCAGCCCGTCGGGGCCGCGCTCGGCGCCCAGGCCGGGGAGACCCGCCTCCGGAACGTCGCCACCGAGGCCGGCTTCACGCGGTTCCGGCGCGCCGCCGAGACGCCGTTCAACCTCGTCTTCGAAGCACGGGGCTGA
- a CDS encoding hydantoinase/oxoprolinase family protein: MSYRLGVDVGGTFTDLVLVAPDGVARTCKVLSTTTNYAQAIIAGLRELADQAGIAAADIGEIIHGTTVATNAILERRGARAGLLTTEGFRDLLEIGRLRLSRLYDLDFERPSPLVPRRWRREIRERMNHRGEVVTPLDHDGAAAAIDRLLAEGVESIAVCFLHAYANPAHEAAVGAMIRARAPHVALTLSSEILPEMREFERTSTAVTNAYVMPVMGRYLASLEGELRALDARAPLLIMQSNGGVMTAEGGRQRPVHVIESGPAAGVIATAALARAIGAPNALSIDMGGTTAKASIIEGYEIKRTGEFEIGGTMSQGSRLNKGGGFLLRVPAIDIAEVGAGGGSIVSVDGAGALHVGPRSAGALPGPVCYDQGGTEVTLTDANVTLGYLHPERLPSGLRLDAGKARRALAEQVAARLGIDAADAAHGVYLLGCAGMARAVRAVTIERGRDPREFTLVAFGGNGPLFAAEMARSLEIGTILVPPAPGVFSALGLLEAEVEHHLVRTFLRPLFGTKPSEIGAAVAEMEQEAEALLRAEGSRAAVEISRSIDLKYQGQSFELTVPLPPAWTDEALRTLAVDFGREHERTYGHQAEGDPVQIVNLRLTARVLRPADRPPIRLGEGRAGRPGDRAAYFGPAHGTIATPVVARAALDAAPRPGPLLVDEYDATTLVPPGCTARLDPHGNIVIATGGPA; encoded by the coding sequence ATGAGCTATCGGCTGGGAGTCGACGTGGGCGGCACCTTCACCGATCTGGTCCTGGTGGCGCCCGACGGCGTGGCGCGCACGTGCAAGGTGCTCTCCACCACCACGAACTACGCCCAGGCCATCATCGCGGGCCTCCGCGAGCTGGCCGACCAGGCGGGCATCGCGGCCGCCGACATCGGCGAGATCATCCACGGCACCACGGTGGCCACCAACGCGATCCTCGAGCGCCGCGGGGCGCGCGCGGGCCTGCTCACCACCGAGGGCTTCCGCGATCTGCTCGAGATCGGCCGCCTGCGGCTCTCGCGGCTCTACGACCTCGACTTCGAGCGCCCGTCGCCGCTGGTGCCGCGCCGGTGGCGGCGCGAGATCCGCGAGCGCATGAACCACCGCGGCGAGGTGGTGACGCCGCTCGACCACGACGGCGCGGCCGCCGCCATCGACCGCCTGCTCGCCGAGGGGGTGGAGTCGATCGCGGTGTGCTTCCTGCACGCCTACGCCAACCCGGCCCACGAGGCCGCGGTGGGCGCGATGATCCGGGCGCGCGCCCCGCACGTGGCGCTCACGCTCTCCTCGGAGATCCTGCCCGAGATGCGCGAGTTCGAGCGCACCAGCACCGCGGTCACCAACGCCTACGTGATGCCGGTGATGGGCCGCTACCTGGCCTCGCTCGAGGGCGAGCTGCGCGCGCTCGACGCCCGGGCCCCGCTGCTGATCATGCAGTCCAACGGCGGCGTCATGACCGCCGAGGGCGGACGGCAGCGCCCGGTGCACGTGATCGAGTCGGGCCCAGCCGCCGGCGTCATCGCGACTGCCGCGCTGGCCCGCGCCATCGGCGCCCCCAACGCGCTCAGCATCGACATGGGCGGGACCACCGCGAAGGCCTCGATCATCGAGGGCTACGAGATCAAGCGCACCGGCGAGTTCGAGATCGGCGGGACCATGTCGCAGGGCAGCCGGCTCAACAAGGGCGGCGGCTTTCTCCTGCGGGTGCCCGCGATCGACATCGCCGAGGTGGGCGCCGGCGGCGGCAGCATCGTGTCCGTCGACGGCGCGGGCGCGCTGCACGTGGGCCCGCGCAGCGCGGGGGCGCTGCCGGGCCCGGTCTGCTACGACCAGGGCGGGACCGAGGTCACGCTGACCGACGCCAACGTCACGCTCGGCTACCTCCACCCCGAGCGGCTGCCGAGCGGCCTCCGGCTGGACGCGGGCAAGGCGCGGCGCGCGCTCGCCGAGCAGGTCGCCGCGCGCCTCGGCATCGACGCGGCGGACGCGGCGCACGGGGTCTACCTGCTCGGCTGCGCGGGCATGGCCCGCGCGGTGCGCGCGGTCACCATCGAGCGCGGGCGCGATCCGCGCGAGTTCACCCTGGTGGCCTTCGGCGGCAACGGCCCGCTGTTCGCGGCCGAGATGGCGCGCTCGCTGGAGATCGGCACGATCCTGGTGCCGCCGGCCCCCGGCGTCTTCAGCGCGCTGGGGCTGCTCGAGGCCGAGGTCGAGCATCACCTGGTGCGCACGTTCCTCCGCCCGCTGTTCGGCACCAAGCCGTCGGAGATCGGCGCGGCGGTCGCGGAGATGGAGCAGGAGGCCGAGGCCCTGCTGCGCGCGGAAGGCAGCCGGGCCGCGGTCGAGATCAGCCGCTCGATCGACCTCAAGTACCAGGGCCAGTCCTTCGAGCTGACCGTGCCGCTGCCGCCCGCGTGGACCGACGAGGCGCTGCGCACGCTGGCCGTCGACTTCGGGCGCGAGCACGAGCGCACCTACGGCCACCAGGCCGAGGGCGATCCCGTCCAGATCGTCAACCTGCGGCTCACCGCCCGGGTGCTGCGGCCGGCCGACCGCCCCCCGATCCGGCTCGGGGAGGGCCGCGCCGGGCGCCCGGGCGACCGCGCGGCCTACTTCGGCCCGGCCCACGGCACGATCGCCACGCCCGTGGTCGCGCGCGCCGCGCTCGACGCGGCCCCGCGTCCGGGCCCGCTGCTGGTCGACGAGTACGACGCCACCACGCTGGTGCCGCCGGGCTGCACCGCGCGCCTCGATCCCCACGGCAACATCGTCATCGCGACCGGAGGCCCGGCATGA
- a CDS encoding malate/lactate/ureidoglycolate dehydrogenase, translated as MRVAHDRLRRITAEIIGRGGSEPAEADLVAGHLVDANLAGHDSHGVSLVPHYVRHLQAGLVVPNAAAKVIKDDGAFLMFDGQRGFGRRVAGEAMAAAMARARETGVAVMTLANAHHIGRVGAYGEMASAAGLVSMHFVNVTDHRGLVAPYRGSDSRFSTNPVCIGMPGTATQPPLLLDMATSGVALGKVLVAKLAGKRVPEGNLIDSKGAPTTDPEVMYQEPHGSLLPFGAHKGYALAVLTELLAGAMSGGGTIQPDNARRGGIVNNMFSILVDPARLAGVDWMGREIDGFVTYVKGSPPADPASPVLVPGDPERRSRDLRGQTGIPLDSATWEALLAAGEAIGVPRSRTETVAAPVRD; from the coding sequence ATGCGCGTCGCCCACGACCGGCTTCGTCGGATCACCGCCGAGATCATCGGCCGCGGCGGGAGCGAGCCCGCCGAGGCCGATCTGGTGGCCGGACACCTGGTGGACGCCAACCTGGCCGGCCACGACAGCCACGGCGTGAGCCTGGTCCCGCACTACGTGCGTCACCTGCAGGCCGGCCTGGTCGTGCCCAATGCCGCCGCCAAGGTCATCAAGGACGACGGCGCGTTCCTGATGTTCGACGGTCAGCGGGGATTCGGGCGTCGGGTGGCCGGCGAGGCGATGGCTGCGGCCATGGCGCGCGCCCGCGAGACGGGCGTGGCGGTGATGACGCTGGCCAACGCGCACCACATCGGGCGCGTGGGCGCCTACGGCGAGATGGCGAGCGCGGCCGGCCTCGTGTCCATGCACTTCGTGAACGTGACCGACCATCGCGGGCTGGTGGCCCCGTACCGCGGGAGCGATTCGCGCTTCTCCACCAATCCGGTGTGCATCGGCATGCCCGGCACCGCCACGCAGCCGCCGCTGCTGCTCGACATGGCCACGAGCGGCGTCGCGCTCGGCAAGGTGCTGGTGGCGAAGCTGGCGGGCAAGCGGGTGCCCGAGGGCAATCTCATCGACTCGAAGGGCGCGCCCACTACGGACCCCGAGGTCATGTACCAGGAGCCGCACGGATCGCTGCTGCCCTTCGGCGCCCACAAGGGCTACGCGCTGGCCGTGCTCACCGAGCTGCTGGCCGGCGCCATGTCGGGCGGCGGCACCATCCAGCCCGACAACGCCCGCCGCGGCGGGATCGTCAACAACATGTTCAGCATCCTGGTCGACCCGGCGCGCCTGGCCGGGGTCGACTGGATGGGGCGGGAGATCGACGGCTTCGTGACCTACGTGAAGGGCTCGCCGCCCGCCGATCCCGCGAGCCCGGTGCTGGTGCCGGGCGACCCGGAGCGCCGCTCGCGCGACCTGCGAGGGCAGACCGGCATTCCGCTGGACAGCGCGACCTGGGAGGCGCTCCTGGCCGCCGGCGAAGCCATCGGGGTGCCGCGGAGCCGGACCGAGACGGTGGCCGCCCCGGTCCGGGACTAG
- a CDS encoding branched-chain amino acid ABC transporter permease, with product MLESLLEFLIQGLVLGGLYALFAVGLSLIFGVLDVINVAHGEFFAIGGYLAFAAVVLLHLPGALGVLGAAVGTFLLGLAVYPLLIAPLKRRLGGRPPGPLYLVLTLGLSTFLQSSLLAIAGGDYLRVPPQVSGILDLGVTAVSHQRLLVLGVAAALLTALFAFLRWHPQGLAVRAVSLNPDAAQAMGIDLPRIFALTLALGVSLAGVGGALMAPLFTVYPAVGFPLTIKAFAITILGGMGNPAGALVASFLVSVAESLSVMVIPSQWQSLIAFAVMIVMLLIRPRGLFGRGDAR from the coding sequence ATGCTCGAGTCCCTCCTCGAGTTCCTGATCCAGGGCCTGGTGCTGGGCGGCCTCTACGCGCTGTTCGCGGTCGGCCTCAGCCTGATCTTCGGCGTGCTCGACGTCATCAACGTGGCGCACGGCGAGTTCTTCGCGATCGGCGGCTACCTGGCCTTCGCGGCGGTCGTGCTGCTGCACCTGCCCGGCGCGCTGGGCGTGCTGGGCGCCGCGGTCGGCACGTTCCTGCTCGGCCTCGCGGTCTACCCGCTGCTGATCGCCCCGCTCAAGCGCCGGCTGGGCGGCCGGCCGCCGGGACCGCTCTACCTGGTGCTCACGCTCGGCCTCTCGACCTTTCTCCAGTCGAGCCTGCTCGCGATCGCGGGCGGCGACTACCTGCGCGTGCCGCCCCAGGTGAGCGGCATCCTCGATCTCGGGGTCACCGCGGTGAGCCACCAGCGGCTGCTCGTGCTGGGCGTGGCCGCCGCCCTGCTCACCGCGCTCTTCGCGTTCCTGCGCTGGCATCCCCAGGGGCTGGCGGTGCGCGCGGTGTCGCTCAATCCCGACGCGGCCCAGGCGATGGGCATCGACCTGCCGCGCATCTTCGCGCTGACCCTGGCCCTCGGCGTGTCGCTGGCCGGCGTGGGCGGCGCGCTCATGGCCCCGCTCTTCACCGTCTACCCGGCGGTGGGCTTCCCGCTCACCATCAAGGCCTTCGCCATCACCATCCTGGGCGGCATGGGCAATCCGGCGGGGGCGCTGGTCGCGAGCTTCCTGGTCTCGGTGGCGGAGTCGCTCTCGGTGATGGTGATCCCGTCGCAGTGGCAGAGCCTCATCGCGTTCGCGGTGATGATCGTCATGCTCCTGATCCGGCCGCGCGGCCTCTTCGGCCGGGGCGATGCGCGATGA
- a CDS encoding branched-chain amino acid ABC transporter permease — translation MTGRARLALVAAAALALLPALLPHPFVLTIATQAAIWALLAASWDLLSGYAGQISFGHAGFFALGAYAAAAATKHADVSPWLGLPLGAAIAAAVGLLTGFPALRLRGHYLALVTLGLAEIIRLVATNWLALTGGPFGIHDFRSFPGLPDGALSHRQAMYLLVAAIVAVAVGIMYAVCERTTAGQAFRAIREDEVLAQTLGIDTTRYKLLAFALSSGFAGLAGGLYAYYVQLVSPVVAGAATTSLVIGMAVFGGLGTLWGPVLGALLLYGLYEGLRFVGVVYNLIAVGFVIVVFVIFVPRGLAGLGRSA, via the coding sequence ATGACCGGCCGCGCGCGCCTGGCCCTCGTGGCGGCCGCCGCCCTGGCCCTGCTGCCCGCGCTGCTGCCGCACCCCTTCGTGCTCACCATCGCGACGCAGGCCGCGATCTGGGCGCTGCTCGCGGCCAGCTGGGATCTGCTCAGCGGCTACGCCGGGCAGATCTCGTTCGGCCACGCCGGCTTCTTCGCCCTCGGGGCCTACGCGGCCGCCGCCGCCACCAAGCACGCCGACGTCTCGCCGTGGCTCGGCCTGCCGCTGGGCGCCGCGATCGCCGCCGCGGTCGGCCTCCTGACCGGCTTCCCCGCGCTGCGGCTGCGCGGCCACTATCTCGCGCTGGTGACCCTCGGGCTCGCCGAGATCATCCGGCTCGTCGCCACCAACTGGCTGGCCCTGACCGGCGGACCGTTCGGCATCCACGACTTCCGGAGCTTCCCGGGCCTGCCCGACGGCGCGCTCTCCCACCGCCAGGCCATGTACCTGCTGGTGGCCGCGATCGTGGCCGTCGCCGTGGGCATCATGTACGCGGTCTGCGAGCGGACCACCGCGGGCCAGGCCTTCCGGGCCATCCGCGAGGACGAGGTGCTGGCCCAGACCCTCGGCATCGACACCACGCGCTACAAGCTGCTGGCCTTCGCGCTCAGCTCGGGCTTCGCGGGGCTCGCCGGCGGCCTCTACGCCTACTACGTGCAGCTGGTGAGCCCGGTGGTGGCCGGCGCGGCCACGACGTCGCTGGTCATCGGCATGGCGGTGTTCGGCGGCCTCGGCACGCTCTGGGGGCCCGTGCTGGGCGCGCTGCTCCTCTACGGCCTCTACGAGGGCTTGCGCTTCGTCGGCGTCGTGTACAACCTGATCGCGGTGGGCTTCGTGATCGTGGTCTTCGTCATCTTCGTTCCGCGCGGGCTGGCGGGCCTCGGGAGATCGGCATGA